Proteins encoded together in one Miscanthus floridulus cultivar M001 chromosome 16, ASM1932011v1, whole genome shotgun sequence window:
- the LOC136510428 gene encoding proline-rich receptor-like protein kinase PERK14, which produces MDPWLGAQRHGHWRRPPGHGKWPTRGLGARVTGAEPPKYLPPHLSSSPSRPSRPCPCRRCSTAAPTPARATAPRPLARAAPAHVELTPRRACPHHAAPPLLLRRPSPCPRRAASSLLLRQPSPHPRRTAPPPLLPRQSPHRAAVPSRHCPWLATVPRRHALHRRPRLSLALVSIGILGLTPPCPFHRRPCPTLPPSAAGMPLAPIESDSPRGAPGTPWTPRATSVVGHATTGPDLRLDLRPSSVDPKR; this is translated from the coding sequence atggacccttggctcggcgctcagcgccacggtcactggcgccgacCTCCTGGGCACGGGAAATGGCCtaccagggggctcggcgccagagtgactggcgccgagccccctaaATATCTGCCgccccacctttcttcttctccatctcgccCTAGCCGCCCCTGCCCATGCCGTCGCTGCTCCACCGCCGCTCCTACGCCCGCCCGCGCCACCGCGCCACGCCCGCTCGCCCGTGCCGCGCCCGCCCACGTCGAGCTCACGCCACGCCGCGCCTGCCCGCAccacgccgcgccgccgctgctactCCGACGGCCGAGCCCGTGCCCTCGCCGCGCCGCGTCGTCTCTGCTGCTCCGACAGCCAAGCCCGCACCCTCGCCGCAccgcaccgccgccgctgctccctcgccagagcccgcaccgcgccgccgtgccctcacGCCATTGCCCGTGGTTGGCTACAGTGCCGcgccgccacgccctccaccgccgtcctcgccttAGCCTCGCCTTGGTCTCCATTGGCATCCTCGGCCTCACCCCGCCTTGCCCCTTCCACCGCCGGCCTTGCCCCACCTTGCCACCGTCCGCCGCCGGCATGCCTCTTGCGCCCATCGAGTCGGACTCACCGCGCGGAGCGCCGGGCACCCCGTGGAcgccgcgcgccacctctgtcgtCGGCCATGCCACCACGGGCCCAGATCttcgccttgacctacgcccGTCGTCCGTCGACCcgaaaaggtaa